A region of Candidatus Diapherotrites archaeon DNA encodes the following proteins:
- a CDS encoding type II/IV secretion system ATPase subunit, producing the protein MKIGGFEVGEFAVKESGGKRHCVFDCRNCVYSASISDDKACRYHVVHALGEVDADDVVLSEVYQRVYSEDQTKLLAEISALAERFEAEGVWSLKHLGLEGKESEPFLPQRHDALVRICHDLLRFDPIAAYIACLNELKRETSRFNESDDVYRKATQPYIETLQMVRRLFESTDLVQRSKGLIARLKEAPDTTELYRGFFEAEIKPSFIGSRITFGETEKLDLLDEYAVQKSTVQIFSHPDKVENLYFVNPPEYSLPPDKYFILSKTREIVSGYQPGRTSLSDVSKSRRYFERIYVSTIKDVARTANISLSGEEVSELAEIVARYTVGYGTLEILLSDRKLTDVYLDAPIGSKAMYVVHSDFGQCQTNVLYNDTEAKSMVSKLRAMSGRPFDEAHPVLDFDLPSLETRVAVIGPPLSPDGTAFAFRLHKVTPWTLPQFIDLNFISPLAAGLVSFLIDSQATTIITGSRGSGKTSLLGACMQEIPQNSRILVQEDTLELPVDYLKRIGFNIQRLKTRSPISVSATESEVDPAESLRTALRLGDSALVLGEVRSKEAKVLYEAMRVGAAGNIVMGTIHGDSAYAVWDRVVNDLEVPTTSFKATDLVVVARPIRFGGSLKRHRRVVQVTEVKKHWTEDPESEGGLLDLMLYDAKKDSLELLEDNFKESELFEKISRVSGLSMKQMWAEIRLRAESKSFLVELRRKQNVPQLLESEHSILAANKLALLKEQQLEEHGSVETDEVLGKWKYWAKNVLLPNVSKKKS; encoded by the coding sequence TTGAAGATCGGCGGTTTTGAGGTTGGCGAGTTTGCGGTCAAGGAGTCCGGCGGAAAAAGGCACTGCGTTTTCGACTGCCGCAACTGCGTTTATTCGGCTTCGATTTCGGACGACAAGGCGTGCCGCTACCATGTAGTCCATGCTTTGGGCGAAGTCGATGCCGATGACGTTGTCCTGTCCGAGGTTTACCAGCGCGTTTATTCGGAGGACCAGACTAAACTGCTTGCCGAAATTTCCGCCCTGGCCGAAAGGTTCGAGGCCGAGGGAGTGTGGAGCCTCAAGCATCTCGGCCTGGAGGGCAAGGAATCTGAACCATTTTTGCCGCAGAGGCATGACGCTTTGGTGAGGATCTGCCACGACCTTCTGCGGTTCGACCCGATTGCGGCTTACATTGCGTGCCTCAACGAGCTGAAGCGCGAGACAAGCAGGTTCAATGAAAGCGATGACGTTTACAGGAAGGCGACGCAGCCGTACATCGAAACCCTTCAGATGGTAAGGCGGCTGTTCGAGTCCACTGATCTCGTGCAGCGCTCGAAGGGCCTGATTGCAAGGCTCAAGGAAGCGCCGGACACAACTGAATTGTACCGGGGCTTTTTCGAGGCCGAAATCAAGCCGAGCTTCATCGGCTCGCGCATTACCTTCGGCGAAACCGAAAAGCTCGATCTCCTCGACGAGTATGCTGTGCAGAAGTCCACTGTCCAGATTTTTTCGCATCCCGACAAGGTCGAGAACCTTTACTTTGTCAACCCGCCGGAATATTCCCTGCCGCCGGACAAGTATTTCATCCTGAGCAAGACGCGCGAAATTGTTTCAGGCTACCAGCCCGGCAGGACGTCTTTGAGCGATGTCAGCAAGTCAAGGAGATATTTCGAGCGCATTTACGTTTCGACAATCAAGGATGTAGCGCGCACGGCCAACATTTCCCTGTCGGGCGAGGAGGTTTCCGAACTCGCAGAAATTGTCGCGCGTTACACCGTCGGCTATGGCACGCTTGAAATCCTTTTGTCTGACAGGAAGCTTACGGACGTTTACCTTGACGCGCCCATCGGCTCGAAGGCGATGTATGTGGTGCATTCGGATTTCGGGCAATGCCAGACAAACGTCCTGTACAATGACACTGAAGCGAAGTCGATGGTTTCAAAGCTGCGCGCAATGTCGGGCAGGCCGTTTGACGAAGCGCATCCGGTCCTTGACTTTGATCTGCCGAGCCTTGAAACGCGCGTAGCAGTAATAGGCCCTCCGCTTTCCCCCGATGGCACGGCTTTCGCGTTCCGCCTTCACAAGGTTACGCCCTGGACTTTGCCGCAGTTCATTGACCTCAATTTCATCAGCCCGCTTGCCGCCGGCCTCGTAAGCTTTTTGATTGACTCGCAGGCGACAACAATCATTACGGGCAGCAGGGGCTCCGGTAAAACTTCTTTGCTTGGCGCGTGCATGCAGGAAATCCCGCAGAATTCTCGCATACTTGTGCAGGAGGACACGCTCGAGCTTCCCGTGGATTACCTGAAGCGCATCGGCTTCAACATCCAGAGGCTGAAGACGCGTTCGCCGATTTCAGTGAGCGCGACCGAATCGGAGGTTGACCCCGCAGAATCATTGCGCACGGCATTGCGTTTGGGCGACTCCGCGCTCGTGCTGGGCGAAGTGAGAAGCAAGGAAGCCAAGGTATTGTACGAGGCCATGCGTGTCGGCGCGGCAGGCAACATTGTAATGGGCACTATTCACGGCGATTCCGCTTACGCTGTCTGGGACAGGGTTGTGAACGACCTTGAAGTGCCGACCACTTCTTTCAAGGCAACCGACCTCGTGGTTGTCGCCCGTCCCATCAGGTTCGGCGGCTCGCTGAAGCGGCACAGGCGGGTGGTGCAGGTCACTGAAGTGAAGAAGCACTGGACCGAGGACCCGGAAAGCGAAGGCGGCCTTCTCGACCTAATGCTTTACGACGCGAAAAAGGATTCTTTGGAACTGCTGGAGGATAATTTCAAGGAATCGGAATTGTTTGAAAAAATTTCGCGCGTTTCCGGACTGTCGATGAAGCAGATGTGGGCCGAGATAAGGCTGCGCGCCGAATCCAAGTCCTTCCTTGTCGAGCTCAGGCGCAAGCAGAACGTTCCGCAGCTGCTGGAATCCGAGCATTCCATTCTTGCGGCCAACAAGCTTGCATTGCTGAAAGAGCAGCAGCTTGAAGAGCACGGTTCGGTTGAAACGGACGAGGTTCTCGGAAAGTGGAAGTACTGGGCGAAGAACGTGCTTTTGCCGAATGTTTCGAAGAAGAAAAGCTGA
- a CDS encoding glucosaminidase domain-containing protein: MKKIALAAVLLAFIALLSANAFAQSQSYVQTIVSGGCPLPELDKPMPVLSDRPCLSVEFINDVFEKYNSPAKGNGKWFVKYSHDYGIDNAVALAIFKYESTWGTNSRWVGRPGGACSKGTKGIGNIKYNSGMPDFRCGTWSAYNSWEDSIKGFFDYLKNSKYYVKAGKTTIDEILPIYAPASENDTDTYIKNVKSDVRSWRNMQRERVSNRIRLQRLLYAENSDAPDPGPAYASNSAFTRPDLSAVFSVLNDFLPKSVPLGRYGVRLFKNGAEVPYAYIDADGRTVLSSSAGRLSIEVKRGSSGGVTPSGLEVPESVVLEPGQSQAIVLPDKAELELSDGSLFELSEQLPAVIVKRPECVQNISAQECLPAESPIRREQGVNSTQLIAALSSIETGKGAGTYYTEDYFLEKSAREGFGNAYDALSEAGIISLGAPYTVSVSAKSDIEFSAGEYSKETTLRANYPALSGLDSGEILLVATQSSGETQESNGFTYASNESRPGFLPLDVKAGDGKVLFKIIGVVRDGGLVIFRGTPATITVERREMPSGAFEEIASFTVNGPKNWFDETVSNGKTYAYRAVAEYDGETFPSIEVSVMPADFRIIVSQAAVSKSLEKSAEDGSIEAGEPVRLQAVIGAKSEDFGFEWNVSATDRSGSRIVSEKLNGKALSYTFPAETAGGTFEIKAVASRQAPDSGRRVFEETIAWRGKIPGFPLSAKTIGEGNEIGVKLEWAKVDGAEKYDVFRNGKIASSIPKPNTSIIDAGETGAGLAPGTYSYQVKAVDAAGKTIASSGIASVTIAQAGTAA; the protein is encoded by the coding sequence ATGAAAAAAATCGCCCTGGCCGCAGTGCTGCTCGCATTCATTGCCCTGCTTTCAGCCAACGCCTTTGCCCAGTCGCAGTCATACGTCCAGACAATCGTTTCCGGCGGCTGCCCCCTGCCTGAACTGGACAAGCCGATGCCGGTGCTTTCCGACAGGCCCTGCCTTTCAGTGGAATTCATAAACGATGTTTTTGAGAAGTACAATTCCCCGGCAAAAGGCAATGGCAAGTGGTTCGTCAAATACTCGCACGATTACGGCATCGACAACGCTGTCGCACTGGCGATTTTCAAATACGAGTCCACGTGGGGGACAAATTCCCGGTGGGTCGGCAGGCCGGGCGGCGCGTGCAGCAAAGGCACCAAGGGAATAGGCAACATAAAATACAATTCGGGCATGCCGGACTTCAGGTGCGGAACGTGGAGCGCATACAATTCGTGGGAGGATTCGATAAAAGGGTTCTTTGACTACCTCAAAAACAGCAAATACTATGTGAAGGCAGGCAAGACAACAATCGATGAAATACTGCCGATTTACGCGCCTGCCTCGGAAAACGACACCGACACTTACATCAAAAACGTGAAAAGCGACGTGCGCAGCTGGAGAAACATGCAGCGCGAAAGAGTCAGCAACCGCATCCGATTGCAAAGGCTGTTGTATGCAGAGAACAGTGATGCTCCCGACCCAGGACCCGCGTATGCAAGCAATTCTGCATTCACCCGCCCGGACCTGTCCGCGGTCTTTTCCGTGCTCAACGATTTCCTGCCGAAAAGCGTTCCGTTGGGAAGGTACGGCGTGCGGCTGTTCAAAAACGGTGCCGAGGTTCCTTACGCTTACATTGACGCGGATGGCAGGACTGTTTTGTCCTCGTCCGCGGGAAGACTTTCAATCGAAGTGAAAAGAGGCTCTTCGGGCGGCGTAACGCCTTCAGGTTTGGAGGTGCCGGAAAGCGTTGTCCTCGAGCCGGGGCAGTCGCAGGCAATCGTTTTGCCGGACAAGGCTGAACTCGAATTGAGCGACGGCTCATTGTTTGAATTGTCGGAACAGCTGCCTGCAGTAATTGTCAAAAGGCCGGAATGCGTGCAAAACATTTCAGCGCAGGAATGCCTGCCAGCCGAATCGCCCATAAGGCGGGAGCAGGGCGTGAATTCGACACAGCTTATTGCGGCGCTTTCATCCATTGAAACCGGAAAGGGCGCCGGAACGTATTATACTGAAGATTATTTCCTTGAAAAATCCGCGCGCGAGGGCTTCGGAAACGCGTATGACGCATTGAGCGAAGCCGGAATCATTTCATTGGGGGCGCCGTACACTGTTTCGGTTTCCGCTAAAAGCGACATTGAATTTTCGGCCGGCGAGTACAGCAAGGAGACTACATTGCGCGCAAACTATCCCGCATTAAGCGGCCTTGACTCCGGGGAAATCCTGCTTGTGGCAACGCAAAGCTCCGGGGAAACGCAGGAAAGCAACGGTTTCACTTACGCTTCAAACGAAAGCAGGCCCGGCTTTTTGCCTTTGGATGTGAAGGCAGGCGACGGAAAGGTTTTATTCAAAATAATCGGCGTGGTCAGGGACGGGGGACTGGTAATTTTCAGGGGAACGCCCGCAACAATCACGGTTGAACGCAGGGAAATGCCTTCAGGGGCGTTTGAGGAAATTGCGTCGTTCACCGTAAACGGGCCGAAAAACTGGTTCGACGAAACCGTTTCAAACGGAAAAACTTATGCGTACAGGGCGGTTGCGGAGTATGACGGCGAAACATTCCCGTCGATCGAGGTAAGCGTGATGCCGGCAGATTTCAGGATAATCGTTTCACAGGCGGCTGTTTCAAAGTCGCTGGAGAAAAGCGCAGAGGATGGAAGCATTGAAGCCGGCGAACCGGTAAGATTGCAGGCAGTCATCGGCGCAAAATCCGAGGACTTCGGCTTCGAATGGAATGTGAGCGCGACAGACCGCTCCGGCAGCAGGATCGTGTCCGAAAAACTGAACGGAAAGGCTTTGAGCTACACTTTTCCGGCTGAAACGGCGGGCGGAACCTTTGAAATAAAGGCTGTTGCGTCAAGGCAGGCGCCGGATTCCGGGCGCAGGGTTTTCGAGGAAACGATTGCATGGAGGGGAAAAATCCCGGGCTTTCCGCTCAGCGCAAAAACAATCGGCGAAGGAAATGAAATCGGCGTCAAGCTTGAATGGGCAAAAGTGGATGGGGCAGAAAAATACGACGTGTTCAGGAACGGAAAGATCGCGTCAAGCATTCCGAAACCGAACACAAGCATAATTGATGCGGGCGAAACCGGCGCAGGCCTTGCGCCTGGAACGTATTCCTATCAGGTGAAGGCTGTCGACGCGGCAGGAAAAACGATTGCATCATCCGGCATTGCAAGCGTAACGATTGCGCAAGCCGGAACAGCCGCTTAA